One segment of Dolichospermum sp. DET69 DNA contains the following:
- a CDS encoding primary-amine oxidase: protein MIKRLNLFYQLTITFIIFINIFLVFPNIVLAQETVISHPLNPLTEAEINTAVTIVKEQKNLSETAIFPIITLQEPDKKEVLNFTDGKSFLRQVFLQVYEIELNKTFTGTVNLNTKNITSWQEIPHGQPAISSADYAIARDVVKSDLRWQIAMQKRGIKDFENVEVNCWGAGILTDKEAKSGNRICRALSYYQGKHWNFYARPIEGVLVTVNLNKGEVDSFIDNGIVPISQENWDYDIHAFNSLITPPKPLNINQPKGTSFKIQGNEITWQGWKFRYLMHPREGLVLYLVKYHDGEKDRSILYRGSLSEMAVPYGDPQPNWSFRNAFDVGEYNLGLLANKLELGKEIPENGVLLNTVLANSEGEPFTIPGLVGIYERDNGVLWKHFNYRNQKNYIRRNRELVMKMITTVDNYDYSINWIFRQDGTLEVENELTGIDLVQGTAKTKQTENKSFGRLLAKNIFGVNHQHFFNYRLDLDIDGQANSVMEMNVEALPIGDKNPLGNAITVEDTLLKTEKSAVRDLDIKHSREWMISSADKLNNLGVPPGYMLMPAGNTILYAVEGANIRKKAGFATHHFWVTKYKSGEMYASGDYPNQTQLGVGLPKYIADNESLSGEDLVVWYTMGITHVPRPEDWPVMPTHRVGFKLMPRGFFNRNPAINLGE from the coding sequence ATGATTAAGAGGCTAAATCTTTTTTACCAGCTAACTATTACTTTTATTATTTTCATCAACATCTTTCTGGTATTTCCTAATATCGTATTGGCTCAGGAAACAGTAATTTCTCATCCTCTTAACCCTTTAACAGAGGCAGAGATTAATACAGCAGTTACCATAGTTAAAGAGCAAAAAAATCTCAGTGAAACCGCAATTTTCCCCATAATTACTTTACAAGAACCTGATAAAAAAGAAGTTTTAAATTTTACAGATGGTAAATCATTTCTCCGCCAGGTTTTTTTGCAAGTTTATGAAATCGAACTTAACAAAACCTTTACAGGAACAGTTAATTTAAATACTAAAAATATCACTTCTTGGCAAGAAATACCTCACGGACAACCAGCTATTTCATCAGCAGATTATGCAATAGCGAGGGACGTAGTAAAATCAGATTTGCGTTGGCAAATAGCCATGCAGAAACGCGGAATTAAAGATTTTGAAAATGTAGAAGTTAATTGTTGGGGAGCAGGAATATTAACTGATAAAGAAGCCAAATCTGGTAATCGAATTTGTCGAGCATTATCTTATTACCAAGGTAAACATTGGAATTTTTATGCGCGTCCCATAGAAGGTGTTTTAGTTACAGTTAATTTAAATAAAGGTGAAGTTGATAGTTTTATTGATAATGGGATAGTTCCTATTTCTCAAGAGAATTGGGATTATGATATTCATGCTTTCAATAGCCTAATTACACCACCAAAACCATTAAATATCAATCAACCAAAAGGAACAAGTTTCAAAATTCAAGGTAATGAAATTACTTGGCAAGGTTGGAAATTTCGTTATTTAATGCACCCCCGCGAGGGCTTAGTTTTATATCTTGTTAAATATCACGATGGTGAAAAAGATAGATCAATTTTATATCGTGGTAGTCTCTCAGAAATGGCAGTTCCTTATGGTGATCCTCAGCCAAATTGGTCATTTCGTAATGCTTTTGATGTGGGAGAATATAACCTGGGCTTGTTAGCAAACAAACTAGAATTAGGTAAAGAAATTCCTGAAAATGGAGTTTTATTAAATACAGTGCTTGCTAATAGTGAAGGAGAACCTTTTACCATACCAGGATTAGTTGGTATCTACGAAAGAGATAATGGTGTTCTCTGGAAACATTTTAATTACAGAAATCAAAAAAATTATATCCGTCGTAATCGTGAATTAGTCATGAAAATGATTACAACAGTTGACAACTATGATTACAGTATCAATTGGATATTTCGCCAAGATGGTACTTTAGAAGTAGAAAATGAATTGACAGGTATTGATTTAGTTCAAGGAACAGCAAAGACAAAACAAACTGAAAATAAATCTTTTGGCAGACTATTAGCTAAAAATATCTTTGGAGTTAATCACCAGCATTTCTTTAACTATCGCCTAGATTTAGATATAGATGGACAAGCTAATTCTGTGATGGAAATGAATGTAGAAGCGTTGCCAATAGGTGATAAAAACCCGTTAGGAAATGCCATAACTGTAGAAGATACACTACTAAAAACTGAAAAATCTGCCGTCCGTGATTTGGATATTAAACATAGTCGAGAATGGATGATTTCTAGTGCAGATAAACTAAATAATTTAGGTGTTCCTCCTGGATATATGTTAATGCCGGCAGGAAATACAATTTTATATGCAGTAGAAGGTGCAAATATTAGAAAAAAAGCAGGTTTTGCAACTCATCATTTTTGGGTGACAAAATATAAATCTGGTGAAATGTATGCAAGTGGGGATTATCCCAATCAAACACAATTGGGGGTAGGTTTACCAAAATATATTGCTGATAATGAATCTTTAAGTGGTGAAGATCTGGTTGTGTGGTACACAATGGGAATAACTCATGTTCCCCGTCCAGAAGATTGGCCAGTCATGCCAACTCACCGCGTTGGGTTTAAGTTAATGCCCAGGGGATTTTTTAATAGGAATCCGGCGATTAATTTAGGTGAGTAG
- a CDS encoding tetratricopeptide repeat protein yields the protein MDSNLVVVYLSIFVGLLAFAGVSVFREVFKTRKLESSLNKLKNKLTKEKGTAQEYYELASIYSEKKVFSQAIPLFQKSLKAAQEEGEESIAPIYNGLGYVYFAQEQYDLAIRHYKEAIKLNPDYVSALNNLGHAYEKKKLNAPALEMYEATLKLSPNNLVAKRRAESLRRLVSI from the coding sequence ATGGATAGCAATTTAGTCGTCGTTTATCTGTCAATTTTTGTTGGTTTACTTGCATTTGCAGGTGTGAGTGTTTTTCGTGAAGTATTTAAAACCCGGAAACTTGAAAGCTCACTGAATAAGTTGAAAAACAAATTAACTAAAGAAAAAGGTACGGCTCAAGAATATTACGAATTAGCTAGTATCTATTCAGAAAAAAAAGTATTTAGCCAAGCCATACCTCTATTTCAAAAATCCCTAAAAGCAGCCCAAGAAGAGGGAGAAGAATCTATTGCTCCTATTTACAACGGTTTAGGATATGTTTATTTTGCCCAAGAGCAATATGACTTAGCAATTCGTCATTATAAAGAAGCTATCAAATTAAATCCAGATTATGTATCAGCCCTAAATAATCTCGGACACGCTTATGAGAAGAAAAAATTGAATGCTCCAGCTTTAGAAATGTACGAAGCAACACTCAAACTTTCACCCAATAACCTCGTAGCTAAACGTCGGGCTGAATCTTTACGTCGTTTAGTTTCTATATAG
- a CDS encoding transporter substrate-binding domain-containing protein produces MNKLHLVLSATLYLIFCLFILSGNLTASAATMAEIQQRGYLQIAVKDNLRTLGFRDDQGNLQGLEIDLAKRLASDLLGKADAVKLQSVANSDRLPVVFNHQVDLAIAGVTATESRSRIVSFSVPYYYDGAAIVTKSASIQELKDLGKRKIAVLNNSSTIGYLKYFTPSAELVGVNSYAQGWEKIESNQVDAFAADISVLSGWVQANSQYRILPTKFSAEPLSVAMPKGLQYDELRRNVNEAIARYTVTGWLKERIEYWGLW; encoded by the coding sequence ATGAACAAGTTACATCTGGTATTATCCGCTACCTTATATTTGATTTTTTGTCTGTTTATTCTCAGTGGAAACTTAACTGCATCTGCCGCGACAATGGCGGAAATTCAGCAACGAGGCTACTTACAGATTGCAGTTAAGGATAATCTTCGTACTTTAGGATTTAGGGATGATCAGGGCAATTTACAAGGCTTAGAAATTGATTTAGCCAAACGTTTAGCCAGTGATTTGTTGGGTAAAGCTGACGCTGTGAAATTGCAATCGGTAGCTAATAGCGATCGCTTGCCTGTAGTATTTAATCATCAAGTTGATTTAGCTATTGCTGGAGTCACAGCCACAGAATCACGTTCTCGCATTGTTAGCTTTAGTGTTCCTTACTATTATGATGGTGCGGCAATAGTTACAAAAAGTGCCTCTATTCAGGAACTAAAAGATTTAGGGAAACGCAAAATAGCTGTTCTTAATAACTCCAGCACGATTGGATACTTAAAATATTTTACACCATCTGCTGAATTGGTCGGTGTAAATTCTTATGCCCAAGGGTGGGAAAAAATAGAAAGTAATCAAGTAGATGCTTTTGCTGCGGATATCAGCGTTCTTAGTGGTTGGGTGCAAGCAAATTCTCAATACCGCATACTGCCAACTAAATTCTCAGCAGAACCATTATCCGTAGCAATGCCTAAAGGATTGCAGTATGATGAGTTAAGACGCAACGTGAATGAAGCGATCGCTCGTTATACAGTTACAGGTTGGCTGAAAGAACGGATAGAATATTGGGGATTGTGGTAA
- the rplT gene encoding 50S ribosomal protein L20: MTRVKRGNVARKRRNKILKLAKGFRGSHSTLFRTANQQVMKALRSAYRDRKKKKRDFRRLWIARINAASRQHGLSYSRLIGNLKKANVELNRKMLAQLAILDPASFAKIAELANSVNG; encoded by the coding sequence ATGACTCGGGTAAAACGCGGTAATGTAGCTCGTAAACGCCGCAATAAAATTCTCAAATTAGCTAAAGGTTTCCGTGGTTCTCACTCAACTTTGTTTAGAACCGCTAACCAACAAGTAATGAAGGCGCTTCGCAGTGCTTACCGCGATCGCAAAAAGAAGAAGCGTGATTTTCGTCGTCTGTGGATAGCGCGGATTAACGCAGCCTCTAGACAACACGGCTTAAGCTACAGCCGCTTGATTGGCAATTTAAAAAAGGCCAATGTGGAACTAAACCGCAAAATGTTGGCACAATTGGCAATTCTTGATCCTGCAAGCTTTGCGAAAATTGCGGAACTGGCAAATTCAGTTAACGGATAA
- the rpmI gene encoding 50S ribosomal protein L35, whose translation MPKLKTRKAAAKRFRVTGTGKIVRRKPFKNHLLEHKSSSKKSNMSKMAIVHETDEPNVRLMLPYL comes from the coding sequence ATGCCTAAATTAAAGACTCGCAAGGCTGCGGCGAAGAGATTCCGCGTCACCGGTACCGGTAAAATCGTCCGCCGTAAACCGTTCAAAAACCACTTGTTAGAGCATAAATCCTCTAGCAAAAAGAGCAATATGTCCAAAATGGCAATTGTTCATGAAACGGACGAACCTAACGTGCGTTTAATGCTTCCATATTTGTAA